From the genome of Cognaticolwellia beringensis, one region includes:
- a CDS encoding MFS transporter: MTTKPQLNFWQIWNMCFGFMGIQFGFALQNSNVSRIFQTLGADYSNMAILWIAAPITGLIVQPIIGYFSDNTWNRLGRRKPYFLFGAIAASLSLFIMPNSPTLWVAAGMLWIMDASINVSMEPFRAFVGDMLPRKQRAMGYAMQSFFIAVASVVASSLPWMMANWFDISNIAEPGILPDTVKFSFYAGGVIFFLAVLWTIYSTKEYSPEQLQAFQDAEAQTQSEESFVPRTAKKYFTGGATWLLLGLVSFAIVALNVEQLDKSLFILAGGFCFFAICQLVAGLMAKNNSHNGFAQVMSDLFSMPQTMKQLAFVQFFSWFPFFAMWTYTTAAVTEFHFGSSDVTSAAFNEGADWVGVLFSAYNLTSVFAAICIPIVVKYFNLRIAHMINLFLGGAGFISFLFIKDPTLLIVSMIGIGFAWASILSVPYAILANALPAKKMGLYMGIFNFFIVLPQILAASILGFLITKVFDNQPVYALAVGGASMVLAGILTLRVKEPEY, from the coding sequence ATGACCACCAAACCACAACTTAATTTTTGGCAAATTTGGAATATGTGTTTCGGCTTTATGGGGATACAGTTTGGCTTTGCCTTGCAAAACTCTAATGTCAGCCGCATATTTCAAACCTTAGGTGCAGATTATTCTAATATGGCAATCTTATGGATTGCGGCCCCTATAACAGGACTTATCGTTCAGCCAATTATTGGTTATTTCAGTGACAACACTTGGAATAGACTAGGCCGACGTAAACCTTACTTTCTCTTTGGCGCAATTGCCGCCAGTTTATCATTGTTTATTATGCCGAACTCGCCCACGTTATGGGTAGCAGCCGGTATGTTGTGGATAATGGACGCGTCAATCAATGTTTCAATGGAACCCTTTCGCGCTTTTGTTGGCGATATGCTACCGCGAAAACAGCGCGCAATGGGCTATGCGATGCAAAGCTTTTTTATTGCTGTTGCCTCAGTGGTTGCTTCCTCATTACCTTGGATGATGGCAAATTGGTTCGATATCAGCAATATCGCAGAGCCAGGCATACTACCGGATACGGTTAAATTTTCATTTTATGCTGGTGGTGTTATTTTTTTCCTCGCCGTATTGTGGACTATTTATTCAACGAAAGAATATTCTCCTGAACAGCTACAAGCCTTTCAAGACGCCGAAGCGCAAACGCAAAGCGAAGAGTCCTTTGTCCCTCGCACGGCAAAAAAATACTTTACCGGTGGGGCAACTTGGTTACTACTCGGCTTAGTAAGCTTTGCGATAGTCGCACTTAATGTTGAGCAACTCGATAAAAGTTTATTCATTCTTGCTGGTGGGTTTTGTTTCTTTGCTATTTGTCAGTTAGTGGCAGGCTTGATGGCAAAAAATAATAGTCATAATGGCTTTGCACAAGTCATGTCTGATTTATTTTCCATGCCGCAAACTATGAAGCAACTCGCTTTTGTACAGTTTTTTTCTTGGTTTCCATTTTTTGCCATGTGGACGTATACCACAGCAGCCGTTACTGAATTCCACTTCGGCAGTTCTGATGTTACATCGGCGGCGTTTAATGAAGGCGCAGACTGGGTGGGTGTGCTGTTTTCAGCTTATAACTTAACCTCGGTTTTTGCTGCGATATGCATTCCAATAGTCGTTAAATACTTTAATTTACGTATTGCGCATATGATCAACTTATTCCTCGGTGGTGCTGGTTTTATCTCATTCCTCTTTATTAAAGATCCAACCTTACTTATTGTTTCTATGATCGGTATCGGCTTTGCTTGGGCGTCAATTTTATCAGTGCCTTACGCTATTTTAGCTAATGCATTACCGGCTAAAAAAATGGGTTTATATATGGGAATATTTAACTTCTTCATCGTATTACCGCAAATATTAGCCGCCAGTATTTTAGGCTTTTTAATTACTAAGGTTTTCGACAATCAACCGGTATATGCGCTTGCCGTTGGTGGCGCAAGTATGGTGCTTGCGGGTATATTAACCTTACGAGTAAAAGAGCCTGAGTATTAG
- a CDS encoding LacI family DNA-binding transcriptional regulator, giving the protein MRSKQTSFDIAYRAGVSQSTVSRALRNSPLVNEETRLRVQAIAKELNYKVDKNASSLRTQLSGTIALLLFEDPTNDDSLINPFFLSMLGSITRASAKKGYDLLVSFQQMSNDWHADFEDTRKADGIILLGYGDYTDYEEKLVQLIKQETHFVRWGADVKGLSVVSVGCDNFQGGYQITEHVINKNRQHFAFLGGISIGSPEFLDRYSGHCQALKDNNLKVDSNLQIDAISTDESGYQAAKQLIAKGIKFDAICTASDLIAIGAMRAIQEAGYNVPGDVAIVGFDDIATACSTSPALTTAKQDTVLAGELLVDKLLQLVSGEVAQTQLMPATLVVRKSCGS; this is encoded by the coding sequence GTGAGATCAAAACAAACATCATTTGATATTGCTTATCGTGCTGGCGTTTCACAATCGACAGTGTCACGAGCGCTGCGTAATAGCCCATTAGTTAATGAGGAAACGCGTCTTCGTGTGCAAGCAATTGCCAAAGAGTTAAACTATAAAGTCGATAAAAATGCCAGTAGTTTACGCACACAACTTAGCGGCACTATTGCATTATTACTTTTTGAAGATCCCACTAATGACGATTCTTTGATCAACCCATTCTTCTTGTCTATGTTAGGTAGCATTACTCGTGCAAGTGCGAAAAAGGGCTATGACTTATTAGTCTCTTTCCAACAAATGAGTAATGACTGGCATGCTGATTTCGAAGATACCCGTAAAGCTGACGGTATTATTTTGCTGGGTTATGGTGATTATACGGATTATGAAGAAAAGCTTGTTCAACTGATAAAACAAGAAACACATTTTGTGCGTTGGGGAGCCGACGTTAAAGGGCTATCTGTAGTGTCTGTAGGTTGTGATAATTTTCAAGGTGGCTATCAAATAACAGAGCATGTTATTAATAAAAATCGTCAACACTTTGCATTTTTGGGCGGGATTAGTATAGGTTCTCCCGAATTTCTAGATCGTTATTCTGGCCATTGCCAAGCATTAAAAGATAATAATCTTAAGGTAGATAGCAACCTACAAATTGATGCTATATCTACTGATGAATCTGGCTATCAAGCGGCTAAACAGCTTATTGCTAAAGGTATAAAGTTTGATGCCATTTGTACAGCAAGCGACTTAATTGCTATTGGCGCAATGCGAGCGATACAAGAAGCGGGTTATAACGTCCCAGGTGATGTAGCTATAGTGGGTTTTGATGATATAGCTACGGCTTGTTCTACTTCACCGGCATTAACCACTGCTAAACAAGACACAGTTTTAGCCGGTGAGCTTTTAGTTGATAAGTTGCTACAATTAGTTAGCGGCGAAGTAGCGCAAACTCAATTAATGCCAGCGACATTAGTGGTGAGAAAGTCTTGCGGTAGTTAG
- a CDS encoding YbfB/YjiJ family MFS transporter, with translation MFFDRNNNAAILLAGILALVVGVGVARFAFTSLLPSMLENHLSIAFAGVLASINYVGYLSGSIFSIFIKDIHAKVRFFRIGLALCVITSLLLAFTENNTLWLLSRLFAGFGAAMALVVGSAIVMSKLQNTNKTKAMGIHFSGLGFSILVSDLIMRGVFTYSANWQHAWLALAIAGAIFACYSGYILSFEKQSADQVIKHKFDKSLFTPLVIVLALAYFTEGVGMVVQATFLPDIVNSLPGLDGYGGYAWLAVGLAGIPSCIIWMRLAHKYNSIDIMIVAMALQVVGILIPTFSANIYLNLVSGILFGATFIGLVSLFMNYGGQLAGKNPVFIMGLITAAYGVGQVVAPLYCVALIAEFKNYNAALYLTAFIVCCGIFLLKYAQANLIAKPPIVNEA, from the coding sequence ATGTTTTTTGATCGAAATAATAATGCCGCTATTCTATTAGCTGGTATTTTAGCTTTAGTGGTAGGCGTGGGTGTAGCGCGATTTGCTTTTACCTCTTTATTACCTTCGATGCTAGAAAATCACCTCAGTATTGCTTTCGCAGGTGTGCTCGCATCAATTAATTATGTCGGTTATTTGTCTGGCTCAATTTTTTCCATATTCATTAAAGATATTCATGCCAAGGTTAGATTCTTCCGCATAGGATTAGCTTTGTGTGTTATTACATCGCTACTACTAGCGTTTACTGAAAACAATACCCTCTGGTTACTGTCTCGCTTATTTGCAGGTTTTGGTGCCGCCATGGCATTAGTGGTAGGCTCTGCTATTGTGATGTCAAAATTACAAAACACCAATAAAACCAAAGCAATGGGCATTCACTTTAGTGGTTTAGGTTTTTCTATTTTAGTGTCTGATTTAATCATGCGCGGTGTATTTACTTATAGTGCAAACTGGCAACATGCTTGGTTAGCTTTAGCTATTGCAGGCGCAATATTCGCTTGCTATTCCGGTTATATTTTAAGTTTTGAAAAACAATCAGCTGACCAAGTCATTAAACACAAATTTGATAAGTCTCTATTTACACCTTTAGTTATTGTGCTAGCACTTGCCTACTTTACAGAAGGCGTTGGCATGGTGGTGCAAGCGACATTTCTGCCTGATATTGTTAACTCATTACCTGGGCTCGACGGTTACGGTGGTTATGCTTGGTTGGCGGTTGGCTTAGCGGGTATTCCTTCTTGCATTATTTGGATGCGTTTAGCCCACAAATATAACAGCATCGATATTATGATTGTAGCTATGGCATTACAGGTTGTTGGTATTTTAATACCGACATTTTCCGCTAATATCTATCTTAACTTAGTCAGCGGCATATTATTCGGCGCAACATTTATTGGGCTAGTATCATTGTTTATGAATTATGGCGGCCAGTTAGCCGGTAAAAACCCGGTATTTATTATGGGCCTGATCACGGCGGCATATGGCGTTGGACAAGTTGTCGCGCCGCTCTATTGTGTCGCATTAATAGCAGAATTTAAAAATTACAACGCGGCGCTTTATTTAACCGCTTTTATTGTTTGTTGTGGCATCTTTTTACTTAAATACGCACAGGCTAATTTAATTGCTAAGCCGCCAATAGTAAATGAAGCGTAA
- a CDS encoding DUF3565 domain-containing protein, protein MLTPIIGYHLDDENHWVARLACGHFQHVRHQPPFINRPWVLKQSTRDEKLGQKLNCIKCDQGAAADFSIT, encoded by the coding sequence ATGTTAACGCCAATTATCGGTTATCACCTCGATGATGAAAATCATTGGGTTGCTCGCTTAGCTTGCGGACATTTTCAACATGTTCGACACCAACCACCTTTTATTAATCGTCCATGGGTATTAAAACAGTCAACGAGGGATGAAAAATTGGGTCAAAAACTTAATTGTATTAAGTGTGATCAAGGCGCAGCTGCTGATTTCTCAATAACATAG
- the htpG gene encoding molecular chaperone HtpG, which translates to MSETGQKEVHGFQTEVKQLLQLMIHSLYSNKEIFLRELVSNAADAADKLRFKALSNADLYEGDGDLRVRVSCDKENNTLTISDNGIGMTHDQIVEHLGTIAKSGTAEFFSQLSGDQASDSQLIGQFGVGFYSAFIVADSVTVRSRAAGVAASEGVEWTSAGEGEFTTAKIEKTNRGTDIILHLKAEESEYADDWRLKSIVTKYSDHISVSVEMLTPEVPGVEAVEEAKDDEGNVTTPAVEARDAVPAIWEPVNKATALWTREKSDVSDEEYKEFYKHVSHDFGDPLLWEHNKVEGKTEYTSLLYIPSKAPFDMHNREKQHGLKLFVQRVFIMDDAEQFMPSYLRFVKGLLDSNDLPLNVSREILQDNKITETIRKGCTKRVLKMLEKLGNKDAEQYQLFWNEFGQVLKEGPAEDSANKDAIAKLMRFASTHQDNSMQSASLAQYIERMKEGQDKIYYVVADSFEAAKNSPHLEVFRKKGIEVLLMSDRIDEWLVSHLTEFDGKQLQSVTRGGLDLGDMDDAETKEAQEKLAQEFDSVVTRIKAALEGKAKDVKISQRLTDSPACIVADEHDMSSQMMKLMQSVGQEVPDALPIFEINAEHDLIKHVAEEQDDAQFKQWAEVLFEQAMLAERGSLKDPATFVARLNKLMLSLTK; encoded by the coding sequence ATGTCTGAGACAGGTCAAAAAGAAGTTCATGGTTTTCAAACCGAAGTAAAACAACTATTGCAGTTGATGATCCACTCACTTTACTCAAATAAAGAAATATTTTTACGTGAGTTAGTTTCCAATGCCGCTGATGCTGCTGATAAATTACGATTTAAAGCATTGTCTAATGCAGATTTATATGAAGGCGACGGTGATCTGCGTGTTCGCGTAAGTTGTGATAAAGAAAATAATACCCTAACTATTTCTGATAACGGTATTGGTATGACTCACGACCAAATCGTTGAGCATTTAGGAACTATTGCAAAATCAGGTACGGCTGAATTTTTCTCGCAACTTTCTGGTGACCAAGCGTCTGATTCACAATTAATTGGTCAATTCGGTGTTGGTTTTTACTCAGCATTTATCGTTGCTGACTCGGTAACTGTGCGTTCACGTGCTGCCGGTGTTGCTGCGTCTGAAGGTGTTGAATGGACAAGTGCTGGTGAAGGTGAATTTACGACGGCTAAAATTGAAAAAACAAACCGTGGTACCGATATTATTCTTCACTTAAAAGCAGAAGAAAGTGAATATGCAGATGACTGGCGTTTAAAGTCTATCGTTACTAAGTACTCTGATCATATTTCTGTGTCTGTTGAAATGCTGACACCAGAAGTGCCTGGCGTTGAAGCTGTTGAAGAAGCTAAAGACGACGAAGGCAATGTAACCACGCCTGCTGTTGAAGCCCGTGACGCTGTTCCGGCAATATGGGAGCCAGTGAACAAGGCGACTGCGCTTTGGACTCGTGAAAAATCAGACGTTTCTGACGAAGAGTACAAAGAATTTTACAAGCACGTTTCGCACGACTTTGGTGACCCACTTTTATGGGAACACAATAAAGTAGAAGGTAAGACTGAATATACTTCATTACTTTACATCCCGTCTAAAGCACCATTTGATATGCACAACCGTGAAAAGCAGCATGGTTTAAAATTATTTGTTCAACGTGTATTTATTATGGACGATGCTGAGCAATTCATGCCTAGCTACTTACGTTTTGTAAAAGGTTTATTGGACTCTAATGATCTACCTTTGAACGTATCACGTGAAATATTACAAGATAACAAAATAACTGAAACAATTCGCAAGGGTTGTACTAAACGTGTTTTAAAAATGCTTGAAAAATTAGGCAACAAAGATGCTGAGCAATATCAACTGTTCTGGAATGAATTTGGTCAAGTCCTAAAAGAAGGTCCAGCAGAAGATTCAGCTAATAAAGATGCGATTGCAAAACTTATGCGTTTTGCTTCTACTCATCAAGATAACAGCATGCAAAGTGCCTCACTTGCGCAATATATTGAGCGTATGAAAGAAGGCCAAGATAAGATTTACTACGTGGTTGCTGATAGCTTTGAAGCAGCTAAAAATAGCCCGCATTTAGAAGTTTTCCGCAAGAAGGGCATTGAAGTATTATTGATGTCTGACCGCATTGATGAGTGGTTAGTTAGCCATTTAACTGAGTTTGATGGTAAGCAATTACAATCAGTAACTCGTGGTGGTTTAGACTTAGGTGATATGGATGATGCAGAAACGAAAGAAGCACAAGAGAAGCTTGCGCAAGAATTCGATTCAGTTGTTACTCGTATTAAAGCCGCACTTGAAGGCAAAGCTAAAGATGTTAAAATTTCACAGCGTTTAACTGACTCACCGGCGTGTATCGTAGCAGACGAGCATGACATGAGCAGCCAAATGATGAAGTTGATGCAATCGGTTGGTCAAGAAGTACCAGACGCATTGCCAATTTTTGAAATTAACGCTGAGCATGATTTAATCAAGCACGTTGCCGAAGAGCAAGACGACGCACAGTTCAAACAATGGGCCGAAGTCTTATTTGAACAAGCTATGTTAGCAGAACGTGGTAGCTTGAAAGACCCTGCAACTTTTGTTGCGCGTTTGAACAAGCTAATGTTAAGCCTGACTAAATAA
- a CDS encoding glycogen/starch/alpha-glucan phosphorylase — translation MVTKTKTSTNTQSSTKNKTQSITVAEISQRIEHHLKFTLDEQINVDQKPAYWRATSLALNDIIVEKLQNTKARQQQSEVKSVNYLSLEYLMGRLLSNNLHNLGLYTNTEKALKTMGFELADLCEQGADLALGNGGLGRLAACFLDSLATLDYSAMGYGVHYQHGLFKQSFADGQQIETPDMWREFGSPWEICRPESSQTIPLYGHIEEVAQANGTIKSVWHAGKTLKGVPWDVPIVGYNSDTVNALRLWECRADNAFDWDTFNHGDYLQAHQQQVAAETVSKVLYPNDEHEAGKELRFVQQYFFCACSVQDIIARFENQYGALAEQSHWQTFCEKVAIQLNDTHPTIAILELMRTLIDNHNVDWDNAWAICQKVFAYTNHTLLPEALEKWSVALFQRVLPRHLSILYRINEAFLNDDVNALWPNNDDMRARLSLIEEGHEPKVRMAHLCVVTAHRVNGVAQIHSDLVKQDLFPEFDQLWPTKLTNVTNGITPRRWLKACNPLLANLLDSTINADWAKDLNRLSELKHLADNADFQQQFMAIKQQNKIALTKEIKKLTGITVSPDAIFDVQIKRLHEYKRQHLNLLHIISLYRQLLANPELDMQPRVFIFGAKAAPGYKLAKEIIYATNKVAEKINNDIRIQDKLKVVFLPNYRVSLAEKIIPAADVSEQISTAGKEASGTGNMKLALNGAVTIGTLDGANIEIAEEVGDDNIFIFGLTVDEVKALDAQDYNSYQYYQNNAEIRACLDWLDTDYFTPGNPGELSSIKESFLAGGDPYKVLADFQSYADAQLALDKAYRNPSQWAKMAILNTALMGKFNSDRSIEDYVQNIWHLTVSK, via the coding sequence ATGGTTACTAAAACAAAAACGTCGACTAACACACAGTCTTCAACTAAAAATAAAACACAATCAATTACTGTGGCTGAGATTAGCCAACGTATCGAACACCATTTAAAATTTACGTTAGATGAACAAATCAACGTAGACCAAAAACCAGCGTACTGGCGGGCTACCTCCCTTGCGCTTAACGATATAATCGTTGAAAAACTACAAAACACTAAAGCTCGCCAACAACAAAGTGAAGTAAAGTCAGTTAATTATTTGTCACTTGAATATTTAATGGGCCGTTTACTGTCGAACAATTTACATAACTTAGGCCTATATACAAATACTGAAAAAGCTTTAAAAACAATGGGCTTTGAATTGGCAGATTTATGCGAACAAGGCGCTGATTTAGCATTAGGTAACGGTGGTTTAGGCCGTTTAGCGGCATGTTTTTTAGACTCACTTGCAACGTTAGATTACAGCGCAATGGGCTACGGCGTGCATTATCAACATGGTTTATTTAAGCAAAGCTTTGCTGATGGCCAACAGATAGAAACTCCAGATATGTGGCGTGAGTTTGGTAGTCCATGGGAAATATGTCGCCCTGAATCAAGCCAAACCATTCCACTTTATGGTCATATTGAAGAAGTTGCTCAAGCTAACGGAACAATAAAATCAGTTTGGCATGCCGGTAAAACGTTAAAGGGTGTACCTTGGGATGTGCCAATTGTTGGTTATAACTCTGATACGGTTAATGCCTTGCGTTTATGGGAGTGTCGTGCCGATAACGCTTTTGATTGGGATACATTCAATCATGGTGATTATTTACAAGCACACCAACAGCAAGTGGCGGCTGAAACTGTATCGAAAGTACTTTATCCAAATGATGAACATGAGGCTGGTAAAGAGCTGCGTTTTGTTCAGCAATATTTCTTCTGCGCCTGTTCAGTACAAGACATTATTGCCCGTTTTGAAAACCAATATGGCGCTCTTGCAGAGCAGAGTCACTGGCAAACATTCTGTGAAAAAGTGGCGATTCAGTTAAACGATACCCACCCTACTATCGCTATTTTAGAATTAATGCGTACGCTCATTGATAACCATAATGTTGATTGGGATAATGCTTGGGCGATTTGCCAAAAAGTATTTGCCTATACAAACCATACTTTATTGCCTGAAGCTTTAGAAAAATGGTCAGTGGCTTTATTTCAGCGCGTACTTCCCCGCCACTTAAGTATTTTATACCGTATTAACGAAGCCTTCTTAAACGATGACGTTAATGCGCTTTGGCCAAATAATGATGACATGCGCGCTCGCTTATCATTGATTGAAGAGGGTCATGAACCTAAAGTTCGCATGGCTCACCTTTGTGTTGTTACTGCACATAGAGTGAACGGCGTAGCTCAAATTCATTCTGATCTGGTAAAACAAGATCTATTTCCAGAGTTTGATCAATTATGGCCGACAAAATTAACCAACGTAACTAACGGTATTACCCCTCGCCGTTGGTTAAAAGCGTGTAACCCTTTATTAGCCAACTTGCTAGATAGCACCATCAATGCTGATTGGGCGAAAGATCTCAACCGTTTAAGTGAACTGAAACACCTTGCTGACAATGCCGATTTTCAACAACAGTTTATGGCGATAAAGCAACAAAACAAAATTGCCTTGACGAAAGAAATTAAAAAACTCACCGGTATTACGGTCAGTCCTGACGCTATTTTCGACGTGCAAATTAAACGTTTGCATGAATACAAACGTCAGCATTTAAATCTACTACACATTATTTCGCTATACCGACAGCTATTAGCTAACCCAGAGCTAGATATGCAACCGCGTGTTTTTATCTTTGGTGCTAAAGCGGCTCCTGGCTACAAGCTAGCAAAAGAGATTATATACGCGACTAACAAGGTCGCTGAAAAAATCAACAATGATATACGTATACAAGACAAGCTTAAAGTGGTGTTTTTACCTAATTATCGCGTCAGTTTAGCGGAGAAAATCATCCCAGCAGCTGATGTTTCTGAGCAAATATCAACCGCGGGTAAAGAAGCTTCTGGTACCGGTAATATGAAGTTAGCCCTCAATGGCGCAGTCACTATCGGTACCCTTGATGGTGCCAATATCGAAATCGCGGAAGAAGTTGGCGATGACAACATTTTTATTTTCGGTTTAACCGTCGATGAAGTTAAAGCCCTAGATGCACAAGATTATAACTCTTACCAATACTACCAGAATAACGCTGAGATTCGCGCTTGTTTAGATTGGTTGGACACAGATTACTTTACCCCTGGTAATCCGGGTGAATTATCATCGATTAAAGAAAGCTTTTTAGCAGGCGGCGATCCTTACAAAGTATTGGCTGATTTTCAAAGCTATGCCGATGCGCAACTAGCATTAGACAAGGCTTACAGAAATCCGAGTCAATGGGCAAAAATGGCGATCTTAAATACTGCGCTTATGGGTAAATTTAACTCGGATCGTTCTATTGAAGATTATGTGCAAAACATTTGGCACTTAACTGTCAGTAAATAG
- the def gene encoding peptide deformylase, giving the protein MSTLTILQRGAPVLSAIAKPIPNVATAEIKQLIVDLKNTVALAKGVGIAAPQVGKSLRLFIMCSAPSERYPEAPLLAPSVIINPEILHTSNQQELGWEGCLSVKGKRALVLRHSSIDVSYLDETGIMHNQTLTGFLARIFQHELDHLDGITFIERLDNENDAIDEAQWQQQILNNTID; this is encoded by the coding sequence TTGAGCACTTTAACTATTTTACAACGTGGCGCGCCAGTGTTATCTGCTATCGCAAAACCGATACCCAATGTTGCTACGGCTGAAATAAAACAGCTTATTGTTGATCTTAAAAACACAGTAGCCCTCGCAAAAGGTGTCGGTATCGCAGCCCCCCAAGTAGGAAAGAGTTTACGTCTATTCATTATGTGCTCTGCTCCAAGCGAGCGCTACCCTGAGGCGCCGTTATTAGCACCATCTGTCATTATCAATCCAGAAATACTTCACACCAGTAATCAACAAGAGTTAGGCTGGGAAGGTTGTTTAAGTGTAAAAGGCAAACGAGCACTTGTGCTTAGGCATAGCAGCATTGATGTTAGCTATTTAGACGAAACAGGCATCATGCATAATCAAACTCTCACGGGTTTTCTTGCTAGGATATTCCAACACGAATTAGATCATCTTGACGGTATTACCTTTATTGAGCGCCTCGACAACGAAAACGATGCGATTGACGAAGCTCAATGGCAACAACAAATACTGAATAACACAATCGATTAG
- a CDS encoding MFS transporter gives MLTNIFITLALLIVSFIGLQRLFTLPKNVWLLFLVQPLVMAASPVIVFIGGILATSMGADPALVTLPVTVMILGVASGAIPAALLAKNKGRRFASFTGFSLGFSGTMMATFAALNGSFELLVLASLLFGISTAFIQQLRFAAIESVTDSNEVPTVLSILMLSGIFSAFLGPEIAVTAKDWLSSPYGYAGSFLFLSALFIVAMLLMLNFKDPEIKHSDNQGDIRPLSVIIKQPIFIIAILSAAIGFALMSYLMTATPLSMHQLHGHSLNDTKWVIQSHIAAMFIPSLFTALLVKRIGLKNLMLAGTFIYAIVTVIALSGEQVMHYWWALVLLGIGWNFLFLTGTSLLPQSYHASERHKVQAINDFIIFGFQATASLLAGWILFKAGWHVVVLTSLPFIIILFAVSWFYYRKEREKINQATSNVVVNTQQKITQQSEV, from the coding sequence ATGCTAACCAATATTTTCATTACTTTAGCGTTATTGATTGTCAGCTTTATTGGCTTGCAACGGCTGTTTACCCTACCGAAAAATGTCTGGTTACTTTTTTTAGTGCAACCGTTAGTAATGGCAGCATCGCCGGTGATTGTTTTTATTGGCGGTATACTTGCCACAAGCATGGGCGCTGATCCTGCATTAGTGACCTTGCCCGTCACTGTGATGATACTCGGCGTCGCCAGTGGCGCTATTCCCGCTGCTTTATTGGCTAAAAATAAAGGCCGACGCTTTGCCTCATTCACCGGTTTTAGTTTAGGCTTTTCAGGTACTATGATGGCAACGTTTGCCGCGTTAAATGGTAGCTTCGAGCTACTGGTATTGGCCAGTTTGCTCTTCGGCATTAGTACGGCCTTTATTCAACAGTTACGTTTTGCCGCTATTGAAAGCGTAACTGACAGTAATGAAGTACCAACGGTACTCTCTATTCTGATGCTCAGTGGTATTTTTTCCGCGTTTTTGGGGCCAGAAATCGCCGTAACCGCAAAAGACTGGCTAAGCTCTCCTTATGGCTATGCTGGCTCTTTTTTATTCCTGTCAGCGCTTTTTATTGTTGCCATGCTGCTGATGCTGAACTTCAAAGACCCCGAAATAAAGCATAGTGATAACCAAGGTGACATTCGCCCTTTAAGTGTCATCATTAAGCAACCCATTTTTATTATCGCCATATTGTCCGCCGCAATTGGCTTTGCACTCATGAGTTATCTAATGACTGCTACACCATTGAGTATGCATCAACTGCATGGTCATAGCTTAAACGATACAAAATGGGTGATACAAAGCCATATTGCCGCCATGTTTATCCCGTCATTATTTACCGCTTTATTGGTTAAACGTATTGGTTTGAAAAATTTAATGTTAGCCGGTACCTTTATTTATGCGATTGTTACGGTAATTGCTTTGTCAGGTGAACAAGTCATGCATTATTGGTGGGCGTTAGTTTTATTGGGCATTGGTTGGAATTTCCTTTTTCTCACCGGTACTTCATTATTACCCCAAAGCTATCACGCCAGCGAACGCCATAAGGTTCAGGCAATTAATGACTTTATTATTTTTGGCTTTCAGGCCACAGCGTCACTACTAGCAGGTTGGATATTATTTAAAGCCGGTTGGCATGTTGTAGTGCTCACCAGTTTACCTTTTATTATTATCTTGTTCGCTGTTAGTTGGTTTTATTATAGAAAAGAGCGTGAGAAAATTAATCAAGCAACTTCTAATGTGGTTGTTAATACCCAGCAAAAAATCACTCAACAGAGCGAAGTTTAA
- the recR gene encoding recombination mediator RecR gives MKFSPLVQELIDSLKCLPGVGAKSAQRMAFHLLERNRRGGSKLSQTLALAMENIGHCEQCRNFTEEALCEICQSPKRKIATQLCIVETPADVIAIEQTGEFQGRYFVLMGHLSPLDGIGPDDLGLDILEKQLATGQFTEVILATNPTVEGEATAHFIAELTQTHDVEISRIAHGVPVGGELEYVDGNTLAHALSGRKNYSF, from the coding sequence ATGAAATTTAGCCCGTTAGTTCAAGAACTTATTGATTCATTAAAATGTTTACCCGGTGTAGGTGCAAAATCAGCGCAACGTATGGCATTTCATTTACTTGAACGTAATCGTCGCGGGGGTAGCAAACTCTCACAAACATTAGCGCTTGCGATGGAGAATATAGGTCATTGCGAGCAATGTCGTAATTTTACCGAAGAAGCCTTGTGCGAAATTTGTCAGAGTCCAAAACGAAAAATAGCTACACAACTGTGTATTGTTGAAACACCTGCCGATGTTATTGCTATTGAACAAACCGGCGAATTTCAAGGACGTTATTTTGTACTTATGGGGCATTTGTCGCCACTAGATGGTATTGGTCCGGACGATTTAGGTTTAGACATTTTAGAAAAGCAATTGGCGACAGGGCAGTTTACTGAAGTTATATTAGCCACCAACCCCACTGTAGAAGGTGAAGCAACCGCACATTTTATTGCTGAGCTTACCCAAACCCATGATGTTGAAATATCACGCATTGCTCATGGTGTGCCAGTAGGTGGAGAATTAGAATATGTTGATGGTAATACCCTAGCACATGCTTTATCGGGGCGAAAAAATTATAGTTTTTAG